Proteins found in one Papio anubis isolate 15944 chromosome 13, Panubis1.0, whole genome shotgun sequence genomic segment:
- the LOC110741489 gene encoding uncharacterized protein LOC110741489: VSHTRRLGRRQWQRQAPPGRARARGLGRAPAASLRRSLSLPAAFSSAARQSSPQRSQEGRREPRTPRSSRGSRRSRPRRRLRLRRGRSALHGGGLTATGSAAVALGPSALPRVVGRDPMRRAHEGREIPSSGGARRRAVLQLPEPESCRQEAAAART; the protein is encoded by the coding sequence GTGTCACACACGCGGCGGCTCGGGAGGCGGCAGTGGCAGCGACAGGCGCCGCCGGGACGGGCACGGGCGCGCGGGCTCGGGCGGGCGCCGGCTGCCTCCCTCCGTCGCTCGCTGTCTCTCCCGGCCGCATTCTCCTCGGCTGCGCGGCAGAGCTCGCCCCAGCGCTcgcaggaaggaagaagggagccGAGGACGCCGAGAAGTTCCCGCGGCAGCCGCAGATCCCGGCCAAGGCGGAGGCTGCGGCTCCGACGGGGCAGGAGCGCGCTCCACGGCGGGGGGCTTACGGCCACAGGGTCTGCGGCGGTAGCGCTCGGACCTTCCGCTCTCCCCCGGGTCGTGGGCCGGGACCCCATGAGACGCGCCCACGAGGGGCGCGAGATCCCTAGCTCGGGCGGCGCTAGGCGGAGGGCGGTGCTGCAGCTGCCGGAGCCAGAGAGCTGCCGgcaggaggcggcggcggcgagaACTTGA